The following are from one region of the Andrena cerasifolii isolate SP2316 chromosome 1, iyAndCera1_principal, whole genome shotgun sequence genome:
- the Fry gene encoding microtubule binding protein furry isoform X4 gives MQPEDKAYINKMTEGGETQPTPGNEAQPEASEPRAVYGEGLHETTAESSSQSVPESSQDLLTVHGTTQGESSDAVSIHTASTSVSGNESSSSRVSAITVVLPWGAQKETVKPQQMGDMDLRPGEFVMRTLFAEFTSQAEKKMEAVMTEHEKPLSKVLQRGEDPQFDQLLSAFGSVAEHCLPSILKALFNWYERQLVDQGSDQKKPAPGKEDQKGKSIMYTIVSGSVETVERSEADLLQERRDLAVEFIFCLMLIEVLRQLPFHPGHEDLVTYIENIAFKHFKYREGIQNEPNAANIHIIADLYAEVIGVLAQSRFMSVRKRFMIELKELRAKEPGPHTTQSIISLLMGMKFFRVKMVPIEEFEASFQFMQECAQYFLEVKDKDVKHALAGLFVEILVPVAAAVKNEVNVPCLKNFVEMLYSTTLDMCTKSKHRLALFPLVTCLLCVSQKTFFLQNWHYFLAMCLSHLKNRDPKMCRVALEALYRLLWVYMIRIKCESNSATQSRLQSIVNSLFPKGSKAVVPRDTPLNIFVKIIQFIAQERLDFAMREIVFDLLSVGRPVKIILTPERMSIGLRAFLVVADSLQQKEGEPPMPRTMGVLPSGNTMRVKKTFLNKMLTEDTARSIGMSSYFPHVRRVFVDILRALDVHYGRPLMMTSTQNMNKEPDEMITGERKPRIDLFRTCVAAVPRLIPDGMTGAELVDLLSRLTVHMDEELRGLAYQSLQTLVLDFPDWRQDVVLGFTQFLARDVQDTFPQLVDNGLRMLLQLLTSWKNALISPSIRSKEQSGDSARTNARTDGSIKKSESGQKIEPVSSVFHLVEGFALVMLCNCRLYPRRIAVHILREVKHLLKTLGGLEDDQSVIDVIDACCPVVLEKCYHMLPPAEKAAAASTSNVDLQWIAERSSCVWTAGLHDDTSTKSSSSLNLNGADPWGSCLFAFLEKDRVLTLCPTAVAHSWPIVFTRVNSLFSVIDPTPVNDNRASLLRSSTAVRKPVNERDVYMHVWKNYLTFGYRVVPPVPSPVVRCASPDLILSGQHTVEFGVLCMSKELSQSLENLGGAQTLPGRFSVPSISGIYTRHKRTSSSPDSLSAERGDNKSPGTNASPAALYKLTVPLLRCEVVDVRDAAVQAIGKVNADALKDLMEELVPYIREAVDRKQENMRRRRRRDALRLQLVRVLELIAEYGTFGICPAVLDRETQSLHPTFVEYIDGARLYLENETDKEAPVVRDIKLHFCNFIRKMIKSFSLETCHTLLKRDLRRNLFMLFASWAGPYGRPLASTSSLHEEEKSCTELQLSALQAMSGLLCCGPCFNSQSLSEEGAILYQWLDLLLASKDEKIYALARETVVLLLECNPDIGTLLDWVVDRCYTGAPQVADGCFLALATIFSAREYPCDHYTSIINVTLMSTGCPRAPVHDAALQLLQLLDQRFFGNVGPLPATEPETGQDDLVGGSSTTAASAPGQQSNPIGGMSSSGIIRGGTLDVLLSTTYCRNQMYLSRQLAQLHPELTMPMFSEITHRFQTARREVRQLLLQYLLPWLHNMELVDPNVPPPSNPLSYYQYYASDMSRGGGRREGWGSAEATEMVLNNLFYITAKFSDEHPKETEELWATLCSCWPNNLKVIIRYLIIVSGMAPQELLPYAKRVVLYLARARPDRLVDEMMTELQTVETLNCLIERTETPPFYRLTSMRKASSHSDAPAADPGNPPRDLGVEKGTIHTKRHSGEDPVKTGSKSDTALRALAGFQTSRAEKTRTASGPPVLPDDLSTPTTEAELTTDESCYGVRNGPAGVNGKISCGGEKFDIPQPHPLPMPEYGGYFAPLTEYLPDSSQPISGFHRCNIAVMLLTDVVVDGIQLDWAIHVPLMLHIVFLGLDHSRPLVRDHCRCLLLNLLVVLGDHRDHLGVARVLLASKTEQLGLGLSTTALPVLEHNFTEVDPEFDSYLYGPPPIPPPTTPPPSSSPPPPSSSPPPPPPPPPPPLPPPPPESSIFNAAPPPPPPPPPPPPFPPSNNGTPTHSPIPTSTSTPPVSMNHVNQSIMENCKDYSNSHAYESAVCNNWQTTTGSTTTVPPVIVTPEDANNWVGPQPGPNMPIQDVIKSLINFLASRINQPLWNYEDMTAKVWWVRSAEQLTVLLRHVLRVFRDSLPHALVSQRWAQTALQLGLSCSSRHYAGRSLQVFRALRVPITSRMLSDILSRLVETVAEQGEDMQGYVTELLLTLEAAVDSLESDFRPLDFMKEIFKSTPNLNNKDPASGGLIGGKRSPGGGNGYPAGPHMFSHLNQGGHTRSTSYSVSYCMKKSSGGNLAGSEMKELDNRCNKFPNSNLSRSRSAQSLKLLGDSATQDDKMTILAQLFWLSVSLLESDYEHEFLLALRLLSRVLHRLPLDRPDARDKVEKLQQQLRWNSFPGVHALLLKGCTSPNTYEPVVTLLSQFTPLLELPVVDPTQSLAFPMNVVSLLPYMLLNYEDANELCIRSAENIAQVSAEKGKKLENLGTVMTLYSRRTFSKESFQWTKCVVKYLYDTYAHLSFNMLAFLVEVLEKGPGSVALPVLSIIHCMLHYVDLASQAAQPINTELLRVISKYVEGPHWKEALKILKLVVTRSSTLVAPPTSVHGSSWESSLASPHPSFTDTEIFTKKELPGRTMDFTFDLSQTPVIGRRWLIRQGVEEKSLSSPQCSLSLSPADSNAVSGWKRPWMSQGRVRECLVNLLTTCGQRVGLPKSPSVIFSQSSDLMERQSSMASSTEEVSGANNDLSGGSRRDDEQFGVFKDFDFLEYESESVEGESTDNFNWGVRRHPPIEGEEREPSLRQFEESLSEKTQSSSKHTSRHGVTEESSDDEAGSESPLDEVPGGSGTGQEANNIPGMFPPSSLSLIPSRTRHDSSTRSDTSGSSAGDLGDVTPCNASPNLSALMPFRQVVRDDVEEIWRQQIQTLISQSLYNTLDFFQLLSRIVRDVSCKSVTLTREASALLCNGSPASTQLGYHLSSHAELLSSKAEPPLIWFSIAIFANQRLNESLRFGMLEIQEHLETFLDKKDHATECLEAAKASAKLQSLGGGHTTEAGLEEMLLDLGRALYKLHLQLLLLIEASNKMLGTLMNAARNVQIPLQDISAEIANMKIALSRALEESTESERGTPTPTPSPSPLPGTGAVEEVARVAELLRNARWCPALEAVRLHRAQWPGDPFHDDDDVTTAVNMYCKYLGQDRSDIFVVTRKDDEMSEIFSRLMESLFQVLAAVTGLDASAKAARAQQDHPNNSKSDC, from the exons ATGCAGCCTGAAGATAAGGCATATATAAACAAGATGACCGAAG GGGGAGAGACACAACCAACCCCTGGGAATGAGGCTCAGCCTG AAGCTTCCGAACCCAGAGCCGTGTATGGCGAGGGTTTGCACGAGACGACGGCGGAATCGTCTTCTCAAAGTGTACCTGAATCCTCTCAAGACCTACTGACTGTTCATGGAACGACGCAGGGGGAAAGTAGCGACGCTGTTAGCATCCATACCGCTAGCACTTCGGTCTCTGGCAATG AATCGAGTTCCAGTAGAGTGAGTGCGATAACTGTAGTGTTACCTTGGGGTGCTCAGAAGGAAACCGTGAAGCCGCAACAAATGGGAGATATGGATCTGAGGCCTGGCGAGTTTGTGATGCGTACCTTGTTCGCAGAGTTTACTTCGCAGGCAGAGAAGAAAATGGAAGCAGTCATGACGGAGCAT GAGAAGCCACTATCGAAAGTTTTACAAAGAGGAGAGGATCCGCAATTCGATCAACTTTTATCTGCATTCGGCTCTGTTGCGGAACACTGTTTGCCTTCGATCCTGAAAGCACTGTTTAATTGGTACGAACGCCAGTTGGTTGATCAGGGTAGCGATCAGAAGAAGCCTGCTCCTGGAAAAGAAGACCAGAAAGGGAAAAG tatCATGTATACAATAGTATCAGGGAGCGTGGAAACTGTTGAAAGAAGCGAAGCAGACTTACTTCAAGAGCGGAGGGATCTTGCGgttgaatttatattttgtttgatGTTGATAGAAGTTTTACGTCAATTACCATTTCATCCTGGTCACGAAGACTtggtaacttatatagaaaatatagctTTCAAACACTTCAAATATAGGGAAGG CATCCAAAATGAACCAAATGCAGCAAATATTCATATCATTGCTGACCTTTATGCAGAAGTAATAGGTGTTCTCGCCCAGTCTAGATTTATGTCAGTCAGAAAACGTTTTATGATCGAATTGAAAGAACTACGCGCTAAAGAACCAGGACCTCACACTACTCAGAGCATTATTTCATTGTTAATGGGAATGAAGTTTTTCAGAGTGAAG ATGGTACCAATAGAAGAATTCGAGGCCTCGTTTCAATTTATGCAAGAGTGCGCCCAGTACTTTTTAGAAGTAAAAGATAAGGATGTGAAACATGCTTTGGCTGGACTTTTTGTTGAGATTCTTGTCCCTGTTGCTGCT GCTGTAAAAAACGAAGTCAACGTACCCTGTCTAAAGAATTTTGTGGAGATGTTATATTCCACCACTTTAGATATGTGTACCAAATCGAAACACAGACTGGCTCTTTTCCCCCTTGTAACTTGCTTGTTGTGcgtgagtcagaaaacgtttTTCTTACAAAATTGGCATTACTTTCTAGCCATGTGCCTTTCGCACTTGAAGAATCGGGATCCTAAAATGTGTCGCGTTGCTTTGG AGGCGTTGTATCGTTTATTGTGGGTATATATGATACGCATTAAATGTGAAAGCAACTCGGCCACCCAAAGCAGACTGCAGAGCATAGTGAACTCTTTGTTCCCTAAAGGTTCCAAGGCAGTAGTGCCCCGCGACACCCCactgaatatttttgtaaaaatcattCAGTTTATCGCGCAGGAGAGATTGGACTTCGCGATGAGAGAAATAGTGTTCGATCTATTGTCCGTGGGTCGGCCAGTGAAAATTATTCTAACCCCGGAACGCATGAGCATTGGACTTAGAGCTTTCTTAGTTGTAGCTGATAGTCTGCAACAGAAAGAAGGAGAACCTCCCATGCCTCGCACGATGGGTGTGTTGCCTAGCGGTAATACTATGCGCGTTAAAAAGACGTTTCTTAATAAA ATGTTGACTGAGGACACCGCACGAAGTATAGGAATGTCTTCGTACTTTCCACACGTTCGACGAGTATTTGTCGATATATTACGTGCTTTAGATGTTCATTATGGAAGGCCTCTTATGATGACGAGCACCCAGAACATGAACAAAGAGCCTGACGAAATGATAACCGGGGAACGAAAACCTAGAATAGATCTCTTTCGGACTTGCGTTGCCGCGGTTCCTCGTTTGATACCTGACGGGATGACCGGTGCTGAATTAGTCGATTTATTATCTCGTTTAACCGTCCATATGGACGAAGAGCTTCGTGGTCTGGCATACCAAAGTTTGCAGACTTTAGTGCTAGATTTCCCCGACTGGAGACAGGACGTTGTTCTTGGATTCACTCAGTTTCTCGCTAGAGACGTCCAGGACACCTTCCCGCAGCTAGTTGATAATGGTCTGAGAATGCTCCTGCAGCTTCTTACAAGCTGGAAAAATGCATTGATAAGTCCCAGTATAAGGTCTAAGGAGCAATCTGGAGACAGCGCAAGAACAAATGCTCGCACTGATGGTAGCATTAAGAAGAGCGAATCGGGGCAGAAGATAGAGCCTGTCTCCAGTGTCTTTCATTTAGTGGAAGGTTTTGCATTGGTCATGCTATGCAACTGTCGACTTTATCCTCGCAGAATAGCTGTTCATATATTGCGGGAGGTGAAACATTTATTAAAGACATTAG GCGGTTTGGAAGACGATCAGTCTGTGATCGATGTAATAGATGCTTGCTGCCCAGTGGTTTTGGAGAAATGCTATCACATGTTACCGCCCGCGGAGAAAGCGGCTGCTGCGTCTACTTCCAACGTCGATTTGCAATGGATAGCTGAAAGAAGCAGTTGCGTATGGACAGCAG GCCTTCACGATGATACTAGCACAAAAAGTTCCTCTTCTTTGAATTTAAATGGGGCGGACCCATGGGGAAGTTGTCTGTTTGCATTTTTAGAGAAAGACAGAGTACTCACCCTGTGCCCCACCGCTGTTGCCCACTCATGGCCTATTGTTTTCACTCGAGTAAACTCTCTCTTCTCAGTGATCGATCCTAC ACCTGTGAATGACAATAGAGCGTCGCTTTTAAGAAGCTCGACCGCTGTTCGGAAGCCTGTAAACGAGAGGGACGTCTACATGCACGTCTGGAAGAATTACTTAACATTCGGATACAGAGTTGTGCCGCCAGTCCCAAGTCCCGTTGTACGGTGCGCCAGTCCAGATCTCATCCTCAG TGGTCAGCATACGGTGGAGTTTGGTGTGTTATGCATGAGTAAGGAGTTGAGTCAGAGCCTGGAGAATCTCGGCGGGGCGCAGACCCTGCCGGGTCGCTTCTCCGTTCCGTCCATTTCCGGCATCTACACCAGGCATAAGCGGACCAG CTCCTCGCCGGACAGTCTGTCTGCTGAACGCGGCGACAACAAGTCACCCGGCACAAATGCAAGCCCCGCAGCCTTGTATAAATTGACCGTACCTCTGCTGAGATGCGAGGTGGTCGATGTCAGGGACGCTGCTGTACAAGCAATTGGCAAAGTAAACGCAGATGCATTGAA AGATTTAATGGAGGAATTGGTTCCTTATATTCGGGAAGCAGTTGACCGCAAGCAAGAAAACATGaggcgaagaagaaggagagaTGCATTGAGATTACAGCTAGTGAGGGTGTTAGAGTTAATCGCTGAATACGGAACATTTGGTATCTG TCCTGCAGTGTTGGATCGCGAGACGCAATCGCTTCATCCAACATTCGTCGAATATATTGACGGCGCCCGCTTGTATTTGGAGAACGAGACCGATAAAGAGGCGCCCGTGGTGCGGGACATTAAGTTACATTTCTGCAACTTTATCAGGAAGATGATCAAGAGCTTTTCGC TGGAGACATGCCATACATTGTTAAAGAGAGATCTGAGGCGAAATTTGTTCATGCTGTTCGCTAGTTGGGCTGGCCCTTACGGTCGACCACTTGCAAGCACTTCTTCGCTACACGAAGAGGAGAAGTCCTGCACAGAGTTACAGCTCTCAGCACTCCAAGCTATGAGCGGACTATTGTGCTGCGGGCCTTGCTTTAATTCCCAATCGCTCTCGGAAGAAGGCGCGATACTGTATCAGTGGCTGGACTTACTGCTAGCTAGCAAGGATGAgaaa ATTTACGCCCTTGCCCGGGAAACAGTGGTTTTATTGTTAGAGTGTAACCCGGATATTGGAACCCTTCTCGACTGGGTGGTCGACAGATGCTACACGGGAGCTCCGCAAGTGGCTGACGGTTGTTTCCTCGCATTGGCAACCATTTTTAGCGCAAG AGAATATCCTTGCGATCATTATACAAGCATCATCAACGTTACCCTAATGAGTACGGGCTGTCCCCGTGCCCCCGTCCACGACGCAGCCCTTCAGCTTCTCCAGCTGCTGGATCAGAGATTCTTCGGGAACGTGGGCCCTCTTCCAGCTACAGAACCAGAGACCG GCCAGGATGATCTCGTTGGCGGTTCATCAACCACGGCAGCTTCTGCTCCTGGACAGCAAAGTAACCCAATAGGTGGAATGTCCTCGAGTGGTATAATTAGGGGTGGCACCCTCGATGTGCTTCTATCGACCACTTATTGCCGCAATCAAATGTATCTTTCTCGTCAACTTGCCCAGTTACATCCGGAACTTACGATGCCCATGTTCAGCG AAATTACACACAGATTTCAAACGGCCAGGAGGGAAGTTCGACAGCTGTTACTCCAATATTTGTTACCCTGGCTGCATAACATGGAACTGGTCGACCCTAATGTCCCGCCACCCTCCAATCCGTTGAGTTATTACCAG TATTACGCCAGCGACATGTCTCGAGGTGGAGGGCGCAGAGAGGGTTGGGGTAGCGCTGAAGCAACAGAAATGGTTCTAAATAACTTATTCTACATAACTGCAAAG TTTTCTGACGAGCACCCTAAAGAAACTGAAGAGCTTTGGGCAACGTTATGCAGTTGTTGGCCTAACAATCTCAAAGTAATCATTCGCTACTTAATTATCGTCTCGGGAATGGCGCCGCAAGAATTACTCCCTTAC GCAAAACGCGTCGTCCTATATTTAGCAAGAGCCCGCCCAGACCGCTTGGTGGACGAAATGATGACCGAGTTGCAGACAGTCGAGACTCTGAACTGCTTAATAGAGAGAACCGAGACACCACCCTTTTACAGATTGACTAGCATGAGGAAAGCTTCTTCTCATAGCGATGCTCCAGCCGCGGATCCAGGGAATCCTCCTCGCGACCTCGGCGTCGAGAAAGGGACGATTCATACGAAAAGGCACTCGGGCGAGGATCCCGTTAAAACCGG CTCGAAGTCTGACACAGCTTTGCGTGCGCTCGCTGGGTTTCAAACCTCAAGGGCCGAAAAGACAAGGACTGCGAGCGGTCCACCGGTTCTTCCGGACGATCTGTCCACTCCTACGACAGAAGCCGAG TTGACCACCGACGAATCCTGCTACGGTGTACGCAACGGACCCGCGGGAGTAAATGGGAAAATTTCCTGCGGCGGAGAAAAGTTTGACATCCCTCAGCCGCACCCTCTGCCCATGCCCGAGTACGGTGGCTATTTTGCACCCCTGACGGAGTATTTGCCGGATAGCTCGCAACCCATAAGTGGATTTCACAG ATGCAACATCGCTGTGATGCTGCTTACCGATGTTGTTGTCGATGGCATACAACTCGATTGGGCCATCCACGTACCCTTAATGTTGCACATAGTTTTCCTCGGCTTGGATCATTCGAGGCCTCTTGTAAGGGATCACTGTCGCTGCCTCTTGTTGAACTTGTTGGTGGTCCTTGGAGATCATCGAGATCATTTGGGCGTGGCGCGAGTGTTGTTGGCATCAAAGACGGAGCAATTGGGTTTAGGCCTCTCCACCACAGCTTTGCCAGTACTTGAGCACAATTTTACGGAAGTTGATCCAGAGTTCGATAGTTACTTGTATGGCCCTCCACCGATACCACCTCCTACAACGCCTCCCCCGTCATCATCGCCACCGCCAccttcttcctctcctcctcctcctcctccgccaccacctcctcctctaCCACCTCCACCACCAGAGTCCTCCATATTCAATGCCGCGCCGCCGCCacctccgcctcctcctcctccacccccaTTTCCACCCTCTAATAACGGAACGCCTACTCATTCACCAATTCCTACTTCAACGTCTACACCCCCGGTATCGATGAACCACGTGAATCAATCGATCATGGAGAACTGTAaggattattcgaattctcatGCATATG AGTCAGCAGTGTGCAATAACTGGCAAACGACCACAGGGTCAACAACTACGGTGCCCCCGGTTATAGTCACGCCAGAAGATGCAAATAATTGGGTTGGGCCGCAACCTGGCCCAAACATGCCTATCCAAGACGTGATCAAGTCCTTGATAAACTTCCTTGCATCTAG GATAAACCAACCATTATGGAATTATGAAGACATGACTGCCAAAGTATGGTGGGTTCGGAGTGCTGAACAACTAACAGTATTACTGCGACACGTGTTACGAGTCTTTAGAGACTCGTTGCCACACGCGCTAGTTAGTCAACGATGGGCACAAACCGCGCTGCAATTAGGTCTATCCTGTTCGTCTAGACATTATGCAGGAAGATCTCTTCAAGTGTTCAGAGCACTGCGAGTTCCTATTACGTCTCGAATGTTGTCCGATATCCTATCTAGATTGGTAGAGACGGTAGCCGAACAGGGGGAGGACATGCAG GGCTACGTGACGGAATTGCTGTTAACGCTTGAAGCAGCCGTCGATTCGCTAGAGTCTGACTTCCGGCCTCTGGATTTCATGAAAGAAATATTCAAGTCCACTCCAAATCTAAACAACAAAGACCCAGCATCGGGTGGTTTGATTGGCGGGAAACGCAGCCCAGGAGGAGGAAACGGGTACCCAGCTGGACCGCATATGTTTTCTCACCTAAATCAAGGTGGTCACACAAGGAGCACCAGTTACTCGGTCAGTTACTGCATGAAGAAATCAAGCGGTGGTAACTTGGCGGGAAGTGAAATGAAAG AATTGGATAACAGATGCAACAAGTTTCCGAATTCCAATCTTTCCCGCTCGAGATCGGCTCAGTCTCTGAAGCTACTAGGAGATTCGGCAACTCAAGATGACAAAATGACTATTTTGGCACAACTGTTCTGGTTATCTGTATCCCTGCTTGAATCAGACTACGAGCACGAGTTCCTGTTAGCGTTGAGATTACTCAGCCGTGTGTTGCATAGGTTGCCGTTAGATCGACCAGACGCTAGAGACAAGGTTGAGAAACTGCAACAGCAATTGAGATGGAATTCGTTCCCCGGCGTGCACGCGTTGCTGCTAAAAGGATGCACGAGTCCAAATACGTATGAGCCAGTTGTTACGTTACTATCACAGTTCACACCGCTGTTGGAGCTGCCGGTAGTTGATCCCACACAGAGCCTCGCATTTCCAATGAATGTTGTTTCGTTGCTCCCCTACATGCTTCTGAATTACGAGGATGCTAATGAGTTGTGCATCAGAAGCgctgaaaatattgcacaa GTGAGTGCCGAAAAGGGAAAGAAATTGGAGAACTTAGGCACCGTCATGACACTGTACAGCCGACGTACATTTAGCAAAGAAAGTTTCCAGTGGACAAAATGCGTTGTCAAGTATCTTTACGATACGTACGCTCATCTCAGCTTCAATATGCTTGCTTTCCTGGTGGAAGTGCTTGAAAAGGGACCAGGAAGCGTCGCGTTGCCTGTGCTTAGCATTATACACTGTATGTTGCATTACGTTGACTTAGCTTCGCAAGCTGCGCAACCGATCAACACCGAACTCCTACGAGTGATTTCGAAATACGTCGAG GGTCCCCATTGGAAAGAAgctcttaaaatattaaagctGGTAGTCACGAGATCGTCGACTTTAGTAGCACCACCCACTTCAGTGCACGGTTCGTCCTGGGAATCTTCGTTAGCATCTCCGCATCCGAGCTTCACCGATACCGAAATCTTTACCAAAAAAGAATTACCCG GAAGGACTATGGATTTCACGTTTGACTTGTCTCAAACACCAGTGATTGGTAGACGATGGCTAATACGCCAAGGTGTTGAAGAAAAGTCACTTTCTTCCCCTCAGTGTTCATTATCCCTATCGCCAGCTGATAGCAATGCCGTGTCTGGTTGGAAAAGGCCATGGATGTCGCAG GGTCGCGTCAGAGAATGTTTAGTGAATCTTCTAACAACCTGTGGACAACGGGTTGGACTACCAAAGAGCCCATCT GTGATATTCAGTCAAAGCTCGGACTTAATGGAGAGGCAATCGTCTATGGCTTCTTCAACGGAAGAAGTTTCTGGTGCAAACAATGATTTGAGCGGAGGCTCTAGAAGAGACGACGAGCAGTTCGGTGTATTCAAGGACTTCGATTTCCTCGAATACGAGAGCGAAAGTGTCGAG GGCGAAAGCACTGACAATTTCAACTGGGGAGTGAGACGACATCCTCCCATCGAGGGAGAGGAAAGAGAGCCGAGTTTGAGACAGTTTGAGGAGAGTTTAAGTGAGAAGACGCAATCGTCCAGTAAACATACTAGTCGG CATGGAGTTACGGAAGAGTCATCAGATGACGAGGCTGGTTCGGAATCGCCTTTAGACGAAGTACCCGGTGGATCTGGAACGGGGCAAGAGGCAAACAATATCCCTGGCATGTTCCCGCCATCCTCCCTTTCACTAATACCTAGTCGCACCCGTCATGACTCCTCGACAAGGTCTGACACATC TGGCTCCAGCGCCGGAGATTTAGGAGACGTGACGCCTTGCAACGCATCCCCGAATCTCTCGGCACTCATGCCCTTCAGGCAAGTCGTGAGAGACGATGTCGAAGAGATTTGGCGTCAACAAATTCAAACTCTCATCTCGCAATCTCTCTACAATACACTAGACTTCTTCCAGCTACTCAGCAGAATCGTAAGA GATGTGAGCTGTAAGTCTGTAACCCTCACGCGAGAAGCTAGCGCTTTACTCTGCAACGGCAGTCCCGCCTCCACTCAGCTGGGCTATCATTTGTCCAGTCACGCAGAGTTGCTCAGTTCAAAGGCTGAGCCGCCTTTGATTTGGTTCTCGATCGCCATCTTCGCGAACCAAAGATTGAACGAATCCTTGCGTTTCGGAATGTTGGAAATCCAGGAGCATCTCGAAACGTTCCTGGATAAAAAAGACCATGCTACCGAA TGTCTGGAAGCTGCTAAAGCATCAGCGAAGCTTCAATCACTAGGAGGTGGCCATACCACGGAGGCAGGCCTTGAAGAAATGCTGCTAGATCTGGGCAGGGCGCTTTACAAGCTTCATCTCCAACTGTTACTTTTAATCGAAGCCTCAAACAAGATGCTAGGCACTCTGATGAACGCCGCGAGGAACGTGCAAATCCCTCTTCAGGACATATCTGCGGAAATCGCTAATATGAAGATCGCCCTGAGCAGAGCGCTCGAAGAGAGCACGGAGAGCGAAAGAGGCACTCCGACGCCAACTCCCAGCCCTAGCCCTCTGCCAGGTACTGGCGCCGTAGAAGAAGTAGCTCGAGTCGCGGAATTGCTCAGAAACGCGCGATGGTGTCCCGCTCTCGAAGCGGTAAGACTGCACAGAGCTCAGTGGCCCGGGGATCCCTttcacgacgacgacgatgtgACGACTGCTGTTAATATGTATTGCAAATACTTAGGACAAGACAGATCTG ATATCTTTGTGGTGACGCGAAAGGACGACGAGATGTCAGAGATATTTAGTAGACTAATGGAGAGTTTGTTCCAAGTGTTGGCGGCCGTTACAGGCTTAGACGCGTCGGCGAAGGCGGCGAGGGCTCAGCAGGATCATCCTAACAATTCAAAAAGCGACTGTTAA